From a region of the Candidatus Acidiferrales bacterium genome:
- a CDS encoding matrixin family metalloprotease — protein MKCFFSLRRASRLFAISTCALLVQCWLASVALAYTRDFILPASGGCPVVERQNFSVGAAPLPIQWSTSLPNLNPPVILTAAAPGTAAQLTEIESTIAQSFAIWTGVIGTLVNASSYPNALAPLAATSVQNACSSDPVNGTPNNVDGVDTICFNQSSSAFTTGVLSFTRIVVANAPSQSFGTAPASIFAGQIVDADIYFRNDGQATFATPAALASNPGAYDLESLLAHELGHLFGLDHSGVWRAIMFPYAPPPGSFLATRPTASAPDAPLSDDDRSGLRSLYPDPADTVDVGWISGRVLPANPFALADFPATSAGQYVTGIFGAQVVAVDSSSGSVIAATLGGWTCDPANPPAQFDGSYTLGPLPVGHSYVIYAEPFVGLVQASDIAGAFAGVCSSSSSSLCTLPSPNTNFAPRSQQ, from the coding sequence ATGAAATGCTTTTTTTCACTTCGCCGCGCTTCGCGCTTGTTTGCAATTTCTACATGCGCTTTGCTCGTGCAATGCTGGCTCGCGTCCGTTGCTCTCGCCTATACGCGTGATTTCATTTTGCCCGCTTCCGGCGGCTGCCCGGTCGTCGAACGCCAGAATTTCTCCGTCGGCGCCGCGCCATTGCCGATTCAATGGAGCACTTCGCTCCCGAACCTTAATCCTCCAGTGATTCTCACCGCCGCCGCGCCGGGCACTGCCGCGCAACTCACCGAAATCGAATCCACCATCGCGCAATCCTTCGCCATCTGGACCGGCGTCATCGGCACGCTCGTCAACGCCTCCTCCTATCCCAACGCTCTCGCGCCGCTCGCCGCCACGTCCGTGCAAAACGCCTGCTCCTCCGATCCGGTCAATGGCACTCCCAATAACGTCGATGGCGTCGACACCATCTGCTTCAATCAATCTTCGTCTGCTTTCACCACCGGCGTCCTTTCCTTCACGCGCATCGTCGTCGCCAACGCTCCTTCACAATCCTTCGGCACCGCCCCCGCTTCGATTTTCGCCGGGCAAATCGTCGACGCCGACATCTACTTCCGCAATGACGGTCAGGCCACTTTCGCCACGCCTGCCGCGCTCGCGTCGAATCCGGGCGCCTACGATCTCGAATCGCTCCTTGCCCACGAGCTCGGCCATCTCTTCGGCCTCGATCACTCTGGAGTCTGGCGCGCCATCATGTTTCCTTACGCGCCGCCTCCCGGCTCATTCCTCGCCACTCGTCCCACCGCCTCCGCGCCCGATGCGCCTCTCTCCGATGACGACCGCTCCGGCCTCCGCTCGCTCTATCCCGATCCTGCCGATACAGTTGACGTGGGCTGGATCTCCGGCCGCGTTCTGCCCGCGAATCCCTTCGCACTCGCCGATTTTCCGGCCACATCCGCCGGCCAGTACGTCACCGGAATTTTCGGCGCGCAGGTCGTCGCCGTCGACTCCTCCTCCGGCTCCGTCATCGCCGCCACTCTCGGCGGCTGGACATGCGACCCCGCGAACCCTCCCGCACAGTTCGACGGCTCCTACACGCTCGGCCCGCTCCCCGTCGGCCACAGTTACGTCATCTACGCCGAGCCTTTCGTCGGTCTCGTGCAGGCCAGCGACATCGCTGGCGCCTTCGCCGGCGTCTGCTCCTCCAGCTCCTCTTCCCTGTGCACCCTCCCCTCGCCAAATACCAATTTCGCTCCCCGCTCTCAGCAATGA
- a CDS encoding ArgE/DapE family deacylase, which yields MAMAIDPKATLKLLEELVAIESVNSTLVPGACGEARAAEHVRNFLRANGIAAELEEAAASRPATAGRPNVVATIGGTRTESAMPGLMIVAHLDTVGAGDMREPFTPRVRDGKMYGRGALDIKSGVAAMCAAAASIARDGVRLAKPLVIAGVVDEECNSLGTQALLKRGYKAAAAIVMEPTDLKLVIAHKGYAWFEIVTHGRAAHGSLPGEGRDAIRMMGRVLVALEALEKKIASRARHARLGGASLHASMIEGGQELSSYPAECKLQLERRMLPGETEASVEAELREMLDALVKQDAEFRATLRGGLGSRPAYQIAEESSVVKRASDAIRRACGACELSAMAAWTDTALLAEAGIPGVVFGPSGRGLHGAEEYVEIDSVGKCADALREMILEFCG from the coding sequence ATGGCAATGGCAATCGATCCAAAAGCGACACTAAAGCTGCTCGAGGAACTCGTGGCGATCGAGTCGGTGAACTCGACGCTGGTGCCCGGCGCGTGTGGAGAGGCGCGCGCGGCGGAGCATGTCCGGAATTTTTTGCGTGCGAACGGAATCGCGGCGGAACTGGAAGAAGCGGCGGCGAGCAGGCCTGCCACGGCGGGCAGGCCAAACGTGGTGGCGACGATCGGAGGCACGCGGACGGAATCCGCGATGCCGGGACTGATGATTGTGGCGCATCTCGACACGGTGGGAGCGGGCGACATGCGCGAGCCCTTCACGCCGCGCGTGCGCGACGGGAAAATGTACGGGCGCGGCGCGCTGGACATCAAGAGCGGCGTGGCGGCGATGTGCGCGGCGGCTGCGTCGATTGCGCGAGATGGAGTGCGGCTGGCGAAACCGCTCGTGATCGCGGGAGTTGTGGACGAAGAGTGCAACAGCCTGGGGACGCAAGCTCTGCTCAAGCGTGGATACAAGGCCGCGGCGGCGATTGTGATGGAGCCGACGGATTTGAAGCTTGTGATTGCGCATAAGGGCTATGCGTGGTTTGAGATCGTGACGCATGGACGCGCGGCGCACGGGAGTTTGCCGGGCGAAGGCCGCGACGCGATTCGAATGATGGGACGCGTGCTTGTGGCGCTGGAGGCGCTGGAGAAAAAAATTGCGTCGCGAGCGAGGCATGCGCGGCTGGGAGGCGCGTCGCTGCACGCATCGATGATCGAAGGCGGGCAGGAGCTTTCGAGTTATCCGGCGGAATGCAAATTGCAGCTCGAACGGCGAATGCTGCCGGGAGAGACGGAAGCGAGCGTGGAGGCGGAGTTGCGCGAGATGCTGGACGCGCTGGTGAAACAGGATGCGGAATTTCGCGCGACGCTGCGCGGCGGATTGGGTTCGCGGCCGGCGTATCAGATTGCGGAAGAATCATCCGTGGTGAAGCGCGCGAGCGATGCGATACGGCGCGCGTGCGGCGCGTGCGAATTGAGCGCGATGGCGGCGTGGACCGATACGGCGCTGCTCGCGGAGGCGGGGATTCCGGGAGTTGTCTTCGGGCCGAGCGGACGCGGACTGCACGGCGCGGAAGAGTATGTGGAGATTGACTCGGTGGGAAAGTGCGCCGACGCGCTGAGGGAAATGATTTTGGAGTTTTGTGGCTAG
- a CDS encoding isoprenylcysteine carboxylmethyltransferase family protein: MKDCKTWIWILAAVGAVSYGAYTTHGATWSAHQIAGLVIGIPAFFLWALARLQLGKSFSISAQAKGLVTHGLYSKIQNPVYVFGAILIFGALVYFGQPRLFLIFLIIIPMQIVRVREERRVLEAKFGDTYREYRKKTWF, encoded by the coding sequence ATGAAAGATTGCAAGACGTGGATATGGATCTTAGCCGCAGTGGGCGCAGTGAGTTACGGCGCGTACACGACGCACGGGGCGACGTGGAGCGCGCATCAGATTGCGGGACTGGTGATTGGGATTCCGGCGTTTTTTCTCTGGGCTCTGGCACGATTGCAACTGGGGAAATCATTTTCAATCAGCGCGCAGGCGAAAGGACTGGTGACGCACGGGCTGTATTCGAAGATTCAGAATCCCGTGTATGTGTTTGGCGCGATTCTGATCTTCGGCGCGCTCGTGTACTTCGGGCAGCCACGGCTTTTCCTTATCTTTCTTATCATCATTCCGATGCAAATCGTGCGCGTGCGGGAAGAGCGGCGCGTGCTGGAAGCGAAGTTCGGCGACACCTACCGGGAATACCGCAAGAAAACCTGGTTCTGA
- a CDS encoding alpha/beta fold hydrolase, translating into MGKFEAGLDGVVFPSGGSKLLGGFYKAAGEMPRPTAILLHGLPGIEKHLDIAYALRGLGWNCLYFHFRGCWGSQGTYSLAGLADDTRAAVEWIRKQPSVDTNRIVLIAGSTGSYPALLHAAADPGIRAVVGISPLIEPSAFHFSDEMARSFAEMLNGVTGQDLQEQWKGLQPLSDSMHALAPRPLLLITAGKDEIFPPSHYPESIKGFPNVQWARSEESDHGFSTSRPWLVRTVTDWLTSTLGK; encoded by the coding sequence ATGGGCAAGTTTGAAGCGGGACTAGATGGAGTTGTGTTCCCATCCGGCGGCTCGAAGCTTTTGGGTGGATTTTACAAAGCCGCGGGAGAAATGCCCCGGCCGACCGCGATTTTGCTTCACGGTTTGCCCGGGATTGAAAAGCATTTGGACATTGCTTATGCGCTGCGCGGTCTTGGCTGGAATTGCCTCTACTTTCACTTTCGCGGTTGCTGGGGTTCGCAAGGAACGTATTCGCTTGCGGGATTGGCCGACGACACTCGCGCCGCGGTGGAATGGATTCGGAAGCAGCCTTCGGTCGACACGAATCGGATTGTCCTGATTGCTGGCAGCACGGGGTCGTATCCAGCGCTTCTCCATGCGGCTGCCGACCCGGGCATTCGAGCGGTCGTGGGCATTAGCCCGCTGATCGAACCAAGCGCGTTCCATTTTTCCGATGAGATGGCCCGTAGCTTCGCGGAAATGCTGAATGGAGTCACAGGCCAGGATCTGCAAGAACAATGGAAGGGCTTGCAGCCTCTCTCAGACTCGATGCACGCGCTTGCGCCGCGACCGCTGCTGCTGATCACTGCGGGGAAAGACGAAATCTTTCCGCCTTCGCACTATCCGGAATCCATCAAGGGATTTCCAAACGTCCAATGGGCGCGAAGCGAAGAAAGCGATCACGGATTCAGCACAAGCAGGCCATGGCTCGTGCGAACTGTGACGGATTGGCTGACAAGCACGCTGGGAAAGTAG
- the bstA gene encoding bacillithiol transferase BstA, which yields MSDAELRYPIGEYQPVEKLSEENRKQLIAQVEGTRKKLRAAVAGLSREQLATPYRDGGWTVQQVVHHLADAHVNAYTRFKFALTEDEPAIMPFNETRWAELSDSKTTPVESSLALLDGLDERWVNLVRGMSPSDFSRKMKHLERGTMTLDDYLGLHAWHDRHHVAHITGLRERKGWK from the coding sequence ATGAGCGACGCGGAACTGCGGTATCCCATCGGAGAGTATCAGCCCGTCGAAAAGCTGAGCGAAGAAAATCGCAAACAACTCATAGCGCAAGTCGAAGGGACAAGAAAGAAACTGCGCGCGGCCGTGGCGGGATTGTCGCGCGAACAGCTTGCGACGCCCTATCGCGACGGCGGCTGGACGGTGCAGCAGGTTGTCCATCATCTGGCCGATGCCCACGTGAACGCCTACACGCGTTTCAAGTTTGCGCTGACCGAAGATGAACCGGCGATTATGCCTTTCAACGAAACGCGCTGGGCGGAACTGAGCGATTCGAAGACCACGCCTGTCGAGAGTTCGCTGGCGCTGCTGGACGGCCTGGACGAACGGTGGGTCAATTTGGTGCGCGGAATGAGTCCATCTGACTTTTCGCGAAAGATGAAGCACCTCGAGCGCGGCACGATGACTCTTGATGACTACCTCGGCCTCCACGCCTGGCACGACCGCCACCACGTGGCGCACATCACCGGCCTGCGCGAACGAAAAGGCTGGAAGTAA
- the iscX gene encoding Fe-S cluster assembly protein IscX produces the protein MPGTLDWDNAEEIGIRMAEKFPDVDPLTVRFTDLRKWVIELDGFAGDANASNEGKLEAIQMAWHEEYQENHG, from the coding sequence ATGCCGGGAACATTGGACTGGGACAACGCGGAAGAAATTGGCATACGGATGGCGGAAAAATTTCCGGATGTTGATCCGCTCACAGTGCGATTCACGGATTTGCGCAAATGGGTGATCGAGCTTGACGGATTCGCTGGCGATGCGAACGCCTCGAACGAAGGCAAGCTCGAAGCGATTCAGATGGCCTGGCACGAGGAATATCAGGAGAATCACGGCTGA
- a CDS encoding 2Fe-2S iron-sulfur cluster-binding protein: MGGKNPYIEETKYTPATQKFKVTFAKEGKAVEVDPAKFPYGHDGLPGSILDIATGFHMGLDHACGGVCACSTCHVIVHEGLETCNEPTDAELDQLDEAPGVTPKSRLGCQCVPDGTKDIVVEIPSWNKNYAKEAEH, translated from the coding sequence ATGGGCGGAAAAAATCCTTATATCGAAGAGACCAAATACACTCCTGCGACGCAGAAATTCAAGGTGACGTTCGCGAAGGAAGGGAAGGCGGTCGAAGTTGATCCGGCGAAATTTCCCTACGGGCACGATGGTCTGCCGGGAAGCATTCTCGACATCGCCACGGGATTTCACATGGGCCTGGACCACGCGTGCGGCGGCGTGTGCGCGTGCTCGACGTGCCACGTGATTGTCCACGAGGGCCTAGAAACATGCAATGAGCCGACGGATGCGGAACTGGATCAGTTGGATGAAGCGCCGGGCGTCACGCCGAAATCGCGCTTGGGGTGCCAGTGCGTGCCCGACGGCACCAAAGATATTGTTGTCGAAATTCCGTCATGGAATAAAAATTACGCGAAAGAAGCGGAGCACTAA
- the hscA gene encoding Fe-S protein assembly chaperone HscA, with protein MGKAVGIDLGTTFSLIAFVDPATGAPRCIPGPYGETLCPSVVSLDADGTVIAGEPARRRLLTQPERTIYSVKRLMGRGVEDVRDELKIFPFRIDENSRNVIRVRLGDKYFTPPEISAFILRELKSWAEEFFKDTVDRAVITVPAYFNDAQRQATKDAGRLAGLEVLRLVNEPTAAALAYGLHKQKRGRVAVYDFGGGTFDISILKLISTTEGDIYQVLSTNGDTHLGGDDIDNALAATARGEIEGKFAIDLAKHPEAVQELRKALIHAKHQLSSAERATIRFVLPDERVYTREITREEFDKLIQPIVARTMAPVKMALADAKLKPSEIDEVVLVGGSTRIPLVRKTVGDYFGRAPHCELNPDEVVALGAAVQANILESGVKDMLLLDVTPLSLGIETMGGVVAKLIPRNSTIPASAQELFTTGVDNQTGIDIHILQGERELARDCRSLSRFQLKMPPGPAGLARVEVKFLIDANGILQVSAKDLRTGEQSSLEVQPSYGLTDTEMERMLEESIEFAEQDFQQRQLIEARNEAETILRATEKTLAREESQTLAAKERAKIDAAVKHLREAAAGTDYKLVRKRTDELNKATAHLAELAMNKALQAAVGGRKLDEV; from the coding sequence ATGGGTAAAGCAGTCGGGATTGATTTGGGCACAACCTTCAGCCTGATTGCGTTCGTCGATCCTGCGACGGGTGCCCCGCGGTGCATCCCGGGCCCTTACGGCGAGACCCTCTGCCCCTCCGTGGTCAGCCTCGACGCCGACGGAACCGTCATCGCCGGCGAACCCGCCCGCCGCCGCCTGCTGACGCAGCCGGAGCGAACGATTTATTCCGTGAAGCGCCTCATGGGGCGCGGTGTCGAAGATGTGCGCGACGAATTGAAAATTTTCCCGTTCCGCATCGATGAAAATTCGCGCAACGTGATTCGTGTCCGCCTCGGCGACAAATATTTCACGCCGCCGGAAATTTCCGCCTTTATTCTGCGGGAACTGAAATCGTGGGCCGAGGAATTTTTCAAGGACACGGTGGACCGCGCAGTGATCACCGTGCCGGCGTATTTCAATGACGCGCAGCGGCAGGCGACGAAAGATGCAGGAAGGCTGGCGGGACTCGAAGTTCTGCGCTTGGTGAATGAGCCAACGGCCGCGGCGCTTGCGTACGGATTGCACAAGCAAAAGCGCGGCCGCGTCGCAGTCTACGATTTCGGCGGAGGAACGTTTGACATTTCGATCCTGAAATTGATTTCGACCACCGAGGGCGACATCTATCAAGTCCTGTCCACAAACGGCGACACGCATCTCGGCGGCGACGACATCGACAACGCTCTCGCGGCCACGGCGCGCGGAGAAATCGAGGGGAAGTTTGCCATTGATCTCGCGAAGCATCCGGAAGCTGTTCAGGAATTGCGCAAAGCTCTGATTCACGCCAAGCATCAGCTTTCGAGCGCGGAACGCGCGACGATCCGGTTCGTGCTGCCAGACGAGCGCGTCTACACGCGCGAGATCACGCGCGAGGAGTTCGACAAACTGATTCAGCCAATCGTCGCGCGCACGATGGCGCCGGTGAAAATGGCTCTCGCCGATGCAAAGTTGAAACCATCCGAAATCGATGAAGTCGTGCTCGTTGGCGGCTCGACCCGAATTCCGCTGGTTCGCAAAACCGTCGGCGATTATTTCGGACGCGCGCCGCATTGCGAGCTGAATCCCGACGAAGTCGTGGCGCTCGGCGCGGCAGTGCAGGCGAATATCCTCGAAAGCGGCGTGAAGGACATGCTGCTGCTCGACGTCACGCCGCTGTCGCTGGGCATCGAAACGATGGGCGGCGTGGTGGCCAAGCTGATTCCGCGAAACTCGACGATTCCGGCGAGCGCGCAGGAATTGTTCACCACCGGCGTGGACAATCAAACGGGAATCGACATTCACATCTTGCAGGGTGAGCGCGAATTGGCGCGGGATTGCCGTTCGCTTTCGCGATTCCAGTTGAAAATGCCGCCGGGTCCCGCCGGGCTGGCGCGCGTGGAAGTGAAATTCCTGATCGACGCGAACGGGATTTTGCAAGTCTCGGCGAAGGATTTGCGGACCGGCGAGCAGAGTTCTCTCGAAGTGCAGCCGAGCTACGGATTGACGGACACGGAAATGGAGCGGATGCTCGAGGAGTCCATCGAATTCGCGGAGCAGGATTTTCAGCAGCGGCAGTTGATCGAAGCGCGGAACGAGGCGGAGACGATTTTGCGCGCGACGGAGAAGACGCTCGCGCGCGAAGAGTCGCAAACTCTCGCGGCGAAAGAGCGCGCGAAAATCGACGCGGCGGTGAAGCACTTGCGCGAAGCAGCGGCGGGAACGGATTACAAACTGGTGCGCAAGCGCACCGATGAGTTGAACAAAGCGACGGCGCACTTGGCGGAATTGGCGATGAATAAGGCTCTGCAAGCGGCGGTAGGCGGACGAAAGCTCGACGAAGTCTAG
- the hscB gene encoding Fe-S protein assembly co-chaperone HscB, giving the protein MSATKTQTEAAPLLSCWSCKASSGGGHFCAACGKIQPLGDDVDYFAFFALLRKLKIDEPGLEQRFHQLSWKLHPDNFVAAPEYERNLALERSSELNDAYRTLRDPILRVEYLLLRAGVRKEGTTKQQAPPELLEEVFELNESLDELREAKADGGDLTELRARLADARKNFQEKLDEVDAELQSVFGEWDAAIDAAADDQTQRAVMAKLNEVLNRRSYIRNLVRSVGEELGQS; this is encoded by the coding sequence ATGAGCGCTACGAAAACACAAACTGAGGCTGCGCCTTTGCTTTCCTGTTGGAGCTGCAAGGCTTCCTCAGGAGGCGGTCATTTCTGTGCCGCCTGCGGGAAAATTCAGCCGCTCGGCGACGACGTTGATTACTTCGCATTTTTCGCACTGCTGCGGAAATTGAAAATCGACGAACCCGGTCTCGAGCAGCGCTTTCATCAGTTGAGCTGGAAATTGCATCCCGATAATTTCGTCGCTGCACCAGAATACGAGCGGAATCTGGCCCTGGAGCGCTCCTCCGAATTGAACGACGCCTATCGCACGTTGCGCGATCCCATCTTGCGCGTCGAATATCTTCTCCTTCGCGCCGGCGTGCGCAAGGAAGGCACGACCAAGCAGCAAGCTCCGCCAGAGTTGCTCGAGGAAGTTTTTGAACTCAATGAATCGCTCGACGAGTTGCGCGAGGCGAAAGCAGACGGTGGTGATTTAACCGAGCTTCGCGCGCGCCTCGCCGACGCCCGGAAAAATTTCCAGGAAAAGCTCGACGAAGTCGACGCAGAACTGCAAAGCGTCTTCGGCGAATGGGACGCTGCCATCGACGCGGCCGCGGACGACCAGACCCAGCGTGCCGTCATGGCCAAATTGAACGAAGTACTCAATCGCCGCTCCTATATTCGCAATCTCGTCCGCAGTGTCGGCGAGGAATTGGGGCAAAGCTGA
- a CDS encoding iron-sulfur cluster assembly accessory protein: MPPVQKPMIRVTEKAAQKIRELLAREGVPADSGGLRVGVQGGGCSGLSYAMRLETHARDRDKVIEENGARVFVDPKSFLYLSETTLDFEETLVRQGFIFQNPQATRNCGCGSSFTA, encoded by the coding sequence ATGCCGCCAGTTCAAAAACCCATGATCCGCGTCACCGAAAAAGCGGCGCAGAAAATCCGCGAATTGCTCGCCAGGGAAGGCGTGCCCGCGGACTCCGGCGGACTGCGCGTCGGCGTGCAGGGCGGCGGCTGCTCGGGGCTTTCCTACGCCATGCGTCTGGAGACGCATGCGCGCGATCGCGATAAAGTGATTGAAGAGAACGGCGCGCGCGTCTTCGTGGACCCCAAGAGCTTTCTGTATCTTTCGGAGACCACGCTGGACTTCGAAGAGACGCTCGTACGCCAGGGATTCATCTTTCAGAATCCGCAGGCGACGCGAAACTGCGGCTGCGGCAGCTCCTTCACTGCGTGA
- the iscU gene encoding Fe-S cluster assembly scaffold IscU, whose protein sequence is MMAYSDKVIDHYNNPRNVGSLDKKDKNVGTGLVGAPECGDVMKLQMKINPDTRVIEEAKFKTFGCGSAIASSSLATEWVRGKTVEEALAIKNTDIVRELSLPPVKIHCSVLAEDAIKAAISDWKHKAGEESATTEASATQASHS, encoded by the coding sequence ATGATGGCTTATTCGGACAAAGTGATCGATCACTACAATAATCCGCGCAACGTCGGCTCGCTCGACAAGAAGGATAAAAACGTCGGCACCGGCCTCGTCGGCGCGCCGGAATGCGGCGACGTCATGAAGCTGCAGATGAAAATCAATCCCGATACCCGCGTCATCGAGGAAGCGAAGTTCAAAACCTTCGGCTGCGGCTCGGCGATTGCCAGTTCTTCGCTCGCCACCGAATGGGTCCGCGGCAAGACCGTCGAAGAGGCGCTCGCCATCAAGAACACGGACATCGTCCGCGAGCTTTCGCTTCCGCCGGTGAAGATCCATTGCTCCGTGCTCGCCGAGGACGCCATCAAGGCGGCTATCTCCGATTGGAAGCACAAGGCCGGCGAAGAGTCCGCGACGACCGAAGCCAGCGCGACGCAGGCGTCGCACAGCTGA
- a CDS encoding IscS subfamily cysteine desulfurase, translating into MGIKLPIYMDNHATTPVDPRVVAAMTPYFTEVFGNAASRNHAFGWSAEEGVENARAQVAQLIGATPKEIVFTSGATESDNLAIKGVAEMYREKGNHIITQVTEHKAILDTCKRLEKEGYEVTYLPVGKDGRISLDELRNAITPKTILITIMYANNEIGVIQPVAEIGKIAKEKGVFFHSDGVQAVGKVPVDVQKDGIDLLSISAHKLYGPKGVGALYVRRKNPRVQLTAIIDGGGHERGMRSGTLNVPGIVGFGKACELCRLEMQEEAKRLGALRDRLKERIMSQLDETFINGTMEHHLPNNINISFAYVEGESLLMGINDVAVSSGSACTSATLEPSYVLKALGVGEDLAHTSIRFGLGRFNTQEEVDYVADRVVETVRRLRELSPLYEMAKEEGVDVSKMNWKTA; encoded by the coding sequence ATGGGAATCAAGCTGCCGATTTATATGGATAATCATGCGACCACGCCGGTGGATCCGCGCGTTGTCGCCGCCATGACGCCATACTTCACCGAAGTATTCGGAAACGCCGCCAGCCGCAATCATGCTTTCGGATGGTCGGCCGAAGAGGGAGTCGAAAACGCGCGCGCGCAGGTAGCGCAGCTCATCGGCGCGACGCCGAAGGAGATCGTCTTCACCAGCGGCGCCACCGAATCCGACAATCTGGCCATCAAGGGCGTCGCGGAGATGTACCGCGAAAAGGGCAACCACATCATCACGCAGGTCACCGAACACAAGGCCATACTCGACACCTGCAAGCGCCTCGAAAAAGAAGGCTACGAAGTGACCTACCTTCCCGTGGGCAAGGACGGTCGCATCAGCCTCGACGAGCTGCGCAATGCCATCACGCCGAAGACGATTTTGATCACCATCATGTACGCCAATAACGAAATCGGCGTCATTCAGCCGGTCGCGGAAATCGGCAAGATCGCCAAGGAGAAGGGCGTTTTCTTCCACAGCGATGGCGTGCAGGCGGTGGGCAAGGTGCCAGTGGATGTGCAGAAAGATGGAATCGATCTGCTCTCCATTTCCGCGCACAAGCTCTATGGCCCGAAGGGCGTCGGCGCGCTCTACGTTCGCCGCAAGAATCCGCGCGTGCAGTTGACCGCTATCATTGATGGCGGCGGCCACGAACGCGGGATGCGTTCCGGCACGCTGAACGTGCCCGGAATCGTCGGATTCGGCAAGGCCTGCGAACTTTGTCGCCTGGAGATGCAAGAAGAGGCCAAGCGGCTCGGCGCGCTGCGCGACCGCCTGAAGGAGCGCATCATGTCGCAGCTCGACGAAACATTCATCAACGGCACGATGGAGCATCATCTGCCCAACAACATCAATATCAGCTTCGCCTATGTCGAAGGCGAGTCGCTCCTGATGGGCATCAACGACGTCGCCGTGTCCAGCGGTTCCGCGTGCACTTCGGCGACGCTCGAGCCAAGTTACGTCCTAAAAGCCCTCGGCGTCGGCGAAGATCTGGCGCATACCTCGATTCGCTTTGGCCTGGGCCGGTTCAACACGCAGGAAGAAGTGGACTACGTTGCCGATCGCGTCGTCGAGACCGTGAGGCGTCTCCGCGAGCTTTCGCCGCTCTACGAAATGGCCAAGGAAGAAGGCGTCGACGTCAGCAAAATGAATTGGAAAACAGCGTGA
- a CDS encoding SUF system Fe-S cluster assembly regulator has product MLKLSKKSDYALIALKHLALHAEEGSCSAADIAEAYGISTPLMAKVLQRLARVGIVVARHGSSGGYTLARDARLITALEAIDAIDGPLSLTSCVTHHGNCEQSKTCTIKEPLRKVNNSILEMLSKVTISQMADDAPASEVVELRI; this is encoded by the coding sequence ATGCTGAAACTGTCGAAAAAATCCGATTACGCGCTGATCGCTTTGAAGCATCTTGCCTTGCACGCCGAGGAAGGCTCGTGCAGCGCAGCGGACATCGCCGAAGCGTACGGCATCTCCACGCCATTGATGGCCAAGGTTCTGCAGCGGCTGGCGCGCGTGGGAATCGTCGTCGCGCGGCACGGTTCGAGCGGTGGCTACACATTGGCGCGCGATGCGCGGCTGATCACCGCCCTCGAAGCCATTGACGCCATCGACGGCCCGTTGTCGCTCACGTCCTGCGTCACGCATCACGGAAACTGCGAGCAGTCCAAAACGTGCACCATCAAAGAACCGCTGCGCAAAGTGAACAACAGCATTCTCGAAATGTTGAGCAAAGTAACGATTTCACAGATGGCGGACGACGCCCCGGCTTCCGAGGTGGTCGAGCTGCGAATTTAG